The following proteins are co-located in the Euwallacea fornicatus isolate EFF26 chromosome 16, ASM4011564v1, whole genome shotgun sequence genome:
- the Fis1 gene encoding mitochondrial fission 1 protein translates to MTDILTETVLLEDLKKFEKIFHEQLYKNDITPKAQFEYAWCLVRSKYAADIQKGIVLLEELYKTNEEGQRDYLYYLAIGNARLKEYSKSLSYVRSFLSIEPGNQQVLNLQHEIKKKMEKEGLMGMALAGGAVLAVGAIIGVGMAIAKTK, encoded by the exons ATGACTGATATATTGACCGAAACTGTACTTCTTGAAGATTTGAAG aaatttgaaaaaatctttcaTGAACAGTTATACAAAAATGATATCACTCCCAAGGCCCAGTTTGAGTATGCTTGGTGCTTAGTTCGCAGCAAATATGCTGCAGATATCCAGAAAGGAATTGTCTTACTGGAAGAGCTGTATAAAACTAATGAAGAAGGACAAAGGGACTACTTGTATTATTTAGCTATTGGCAATGCAAGGCTAAAAGAATACTCAAAGTCTTTATCATATGTTCGATCCTTCTTGTCAATTGAGCCTG GAAACCAACAGGTATTAAATTTACaacatgaaataaaaaagaaaatggagaAAGAAGGTCTGATGGGAATGGCGTTGGCTGGAGGTGCCGTCCTCGCGGTAGGAGCAATTATTGGTGTGGGAATGGCTATCGCCAAGACAAAGTGa
- the caps gene encoding leucine-rich repeat and immunoglobulin-like domain-containing nogo receptor-interacting protein 2: MVVQELINMARISAKNCTFKTMIYLFLLATFATTSLAGSILGCPTGCVCNDDTFVVQCEHSKLDVIPITLNPAIQRLVLRSNKIKTVDAAFQFYRDLQYVDLSCNHLVNIPTKSFFHQEKLQELHLNKNKLSTVSNRTFQGLKSLTVLNLRENLFDELFKGIFSILPKLEELNLGQNRITKIDPLAFDGLLSLRVLFLDDNLLSVVPTLSLSVLGSLAELYVGLNTFESLPDDSFKGLSKLSVLDLSSGGISDIGNNSFRGLVGLRNLNLADNRLQQIPTIQLAYLSRLEELTIGQNEFSSLSKGAFEGLSNLRRLDITGAKNLEHIEKGVFADNMNLETIVLVSNKKLENLDDGALVGLPNLKHLVLRENAFKSLPESVVSWNELKALELTDNPINCDCQLLWLLKLANQKNLTNVQCASPVQLRDRSLKSLTSDDLGCSFGDPSQQVIIVTFCVSATILLAVLGLFLFRYRLKVRDALKDYKFNKRAISRKEHEYQKTFSEDEYTMRTGNLPIKHIPVTEL, translated from the coding sequence accATGATCTACCTCTTTCTGTTGGCGACGTTCGCCACAACCTCCCTTGCCGGAAGCATTCTGGGTTGTCCCACTGGGTGCGTGTGCAACGACGACACGTTCGTGGTGCAATGCGAACACAGCAAGCTGGATGTGATCCCCATAACGCTCAATCCGGCTATCCAGAGGCTTGTCCTCCGTAGTAATAAAATCAAGACTGTGGACGCAGCCTTCCAGTTCTACAGGGATTTGCAGTACGTGGATTTGTCCTGTAATCATCTAGTGAACATCCCCACCAAGAGCTTCTTTCACCAGGAGAAGTTGCAGGAGTTGCACTTAAACAAGAATAAATTGTCCACTGTCAGCAATCGGACGTTTCAAGGGCTGAAGTCCTTGACAGTGCTGAACTTAAGAGAGAATCTCTTCGATGAGTTGTTCAAGGGGATATTTTCTATTCTCCCCAAACTAGAGGAGCTAAATTTAGGCCAGAATAGAATTACCAAAATTGATCCTCTGGCCTTTGATGGGCTGCTCAGCTTAAGAGTGCTATTTCTGGACGACAATTTATTGTCAGTAGTACCGACATTATCATTGTCAGTGCTAGGCAGTCTGGCAGAGCTCTATGTGGGTTTAAACACCTTCGAATCCCTTCCGGATGATTCTTTCAAAGGACTAAGCAAACTCTCGGTTTTGGATTTGAGCAGTGGGGGCATCTCCGACATCGGCAACAACTCCTTTAGAGGATTGGTAGGGCTCAGAAACTTGAATTTAGCGGACAATAGATTACAGCAAATCCCCACCATTCAACTAGCGTATCTATCCAGGCTGGAAGAGCTCACGATAGGCCAAAACGAGTTTTCTTCACTATCAAAGGGAGCATTCGAAGGCCTGTCCAACCTCAGGAGGCTCGATATAACTGGAGCTAAGAATTTGGAGCACATTGAAAAGGGGGTCTTCGCAGATAACATGAACCTAGAGACTATAGTGTTGGTGAGCAATAAGAAGCTGGAGAATTTGGACGATGGGGCTTTGGTGGGTCTACCCAATTTGAAACACTTAGTGCTTCGCGAGAACGCTTTTAAAAGTTTGCCAGAATCGGTGGTGTCCTGGAACGAGCTCAAAGCATTGGAGCTTACAGATAACCCGATAAATTGTGACTGCCAACTCTTGTGGTTGCTGAAACTGGCCAATCAGAAGAACCTCACTAATGTTCAGTGCGCGAGTCCGGTGCAGCTGCGCGATAGATCCCTAAAGTCGCTCACGAGTGATGATTTGGGATGTTCGTTCGGTGACCCTAGTCAGCAAGTAATTATAGTGACCTTTTGTGTTAGTGCCACCATCCTCTTGGCGGTGCTCGGGCTCTTTTTGTTTAGGTACAGACTAAAAGTGCGTGATGCCTTGAAAGACTATAAGTTCAACAAAAGGGCGATTAGTCGGAAGGAGCATGAGTACCAGAAAACTTTTTCCGAGGATGAGTATACGATGCGCACTGGAAATTTGCCCATTAAGCATATACCGGTGACTGAGTTGTAG